A portion of the Agrobacterium tumefaciens genome contains these proteins:
- a CDS encoding Bug family tripartite tricarboxylate transporter substrate binding protein produces MNYRSLKRRMVLKLAATAASFCMMGLTASAQGFPDRTITLVVPFAAGGSTDVVARVIAQKMGDELGHQIVVENVAGAGGNLGADRVARAEPDGYTILMGTVATHALNPLILKTKPYDPQKDFAPVSLLVVVPNVLVVNPKLNVNSVAELIALLKAEPDKYAYASSGNGTPLHLSGELFKSMTGVSMQHVPYKGAGPALNDLLGNQISIMFDNLPSSSGHIKSGTLRALGVTTAERASSFPDLPTIAETVPGYETYTWNALFAPAGTPADVVDTLNAAAKKALADPGVAARMAEFSAKIVGSSPDELKSHVAAEIAKWEPVVKNANVQMD; encoded by the coding sequence ATGAATTACCGGTCTTTGAAACGGCGGATGGTGTTGAAACTTGCGGCTACGGCTGCTTCTTTTTGCATGATGGGACTGACGGCGAGCGCGCAGGGTTTTCCTGATCGAACGATTACGCTGGTCGTTCCCTTTGCGGCAGGTGGCTCAACCGATGTGGTTGCGCGCGTCATCGCACAGAAAATGGGTGATGAGCTTGGTCACCAGATCGTCGTTGAAAATGTTGCCGGTGCAGGCGGTAATCTCGGTGCCGACCGTGTCGCACGCGCAGAGCCTGACGGTTACACGATCCTGATGGGCACCGTTGCTACCCATGCCTTGAACCCGCTCATTCTCAAGACAAAGCCTTACGATCCGCAAAAGGATTTTGCCCCGGTCTCGCTTCTGGTCGTGGTTCCCAATGTGCTTGTTGTCAATCCGAAGCTGAACGTCAACAGCGTCGCGGAATTGATCGCGCTTCTGAAGGCCGAACCCGACAAATATGCCTATGCCTCGTCCGGCAATGGCACGCCGCTGCATCTTTCAGGGGAATTGTTCAAGAGCATGACCGGTGTGAGCATGCAGCACGTTCCCTATAAAGGTGCCGGCCCCGCGCTCAACGATCTTCTTGGCAACCAGATTTCGATCATGTTCGACAATCTGCCGTCGTCGTCCGGCCACATCAAATCCGGCACATTGCGGGCGCTTGGCGTAACGACCGCCGAGCGGGCGTCATCATTCCCGGATCTGCCGACCATTGCCGAAACCGTACCCGGTTATGAAACCTACACGTGGAACGCGCTGTTTGCGCCTGCCGGCACGCCGGCCGATGTGGTGGACACACTGAATGCGGCGGCCAAGAAAGCGCTTGCCGATCCGGGTGTGGCGGCCCGCATGGCCGAATTCAGCGCCAAGATCGTCGGCTCTTCGCCCGATGAGCTGAAAAGCCACGTTGCAGCCGAAATCGCCAAATGGGAACCGGTCGTCAAGAACGCAAACGTCCAGATGGATTGA
- a CDS encoding ABC transporter ATP-binding protein has product MSRKKLDFRADAYHHVLGFVFHHWTHRWALVGLIVVLVIASTLAEVMVPVFSGQIVDAIAGGNGADRALRAFVVVVALGLTSVVLRWFVFTGIIRLTLKTMADVANNGFYRVQRFSTDWHANSFAGSTVRKITRGMWALDSLNDVLLIALLPSIVMLVGATVVLGSYWPIMGLIVGTGSLIYVGVTVLLSMGFVSPAARLANAWDTKLGGALADAVSCNSVVKAFGAETREEARLRHVLAKWDNRTRRTWKRGTLNGTIQGFMMVSMQAGILGTGLVMWQQGLATPGDITFVLAMFFVLQGYLRDVGQHIRNLQRAVNDMEELVLLDKMPLGVEDRPDARPIRIEKGEIVFDNVTFQYGAHPSPLYEDFSVTIRSGERVGLVGHSGSGKTTFVKLIQRLYDVNSGSIRIDGQDIAKARQANLRSQIAIVQQEPILFHRTLAENIAYGRPSASRRQIEQAARQASAHDFIMSLPKGYETMVGERGVKLSGGERQRVAIARAFLADAPVLILDEATSSLDSESEVQIQEAMERLMDGRTTLVIAHRLSTVRALDRLLVFDKGKIVEEGDHQALIRLNDGIYRRLFERQALELTKGLVA; this is encoded by the coding sequence ATGTCTCGCAAGAAGCTCGATTTCCGCGCCGATGCCTATCACCATGTGCTCGGCTTTGTTTTCCACCATTGGACCCACCGGTGGGCATTGGTGGGCCTTATTGTGGTGCTGGTGATTGCCAGCACGCTGGCCGAAGTCATGGTGCCGGTTTTCTCCGGCCAGATCGTCGATGCCATTGCCGGGGGCAACGGGGCTGACCGGGCGCTGCGCGCCTTTGTCGTCGTCGTGGCGCTGGGCTTGACCAGCGTAGTCCTGCGCTGGTTCGTGTTTACCGGCATCATCAGGCTGACGCTGAAAACCATGGCGGATGTGGCGAATAACGGTTTCTACCGGGTGCAGCGGTTCTCAACCGACTGGCACGCCAACAGCTTTGCCGGTTCCACGGTTCGCAAGATCACGCGTGGCATGTGGGCGCTTGATTCACTCAATGACGTGCTTCTTATCGCCCTGTTGCCCTCCATCGTCATGCTGGTGGGCGCAACCGTCGTGCTGGGTAGTTACTGGCCGATCATGGGCTTGATCGTGGGCACGGGGTCGCTGATCTATGTCGGCGTCACCGTGTTGCTCTCCATGGGCTTCGTATCGCCGGCGGCAAGACTTGCAAACGCCTGGGATACCAAGCTTGGTGGCGCGCTGGCAGATGCCGTCAGCTGCAATTCGGTGGTCAAGGCTTTTGGCGCCGAGACCCGCGAAGAGGCGCGGTTGCGCCATGTGCTGGCCAAATGGGACAACCGTACGCGAAGGACATGGAAACGCGGCACGCTGAACGGCACGATCCAGGGCTTCATGATGGTGTCCATGCAGGCCGGTATTCTGGGAACAGGCCTTGTCATGTGGCAGCAGGGACTGGCGACGCCGGGCGACATCACCTTCGTGCTGGCGATGTTCTTCGTCCTGCAGGGCTATCTGCGTGATGTCGGTCAACACATCCGTAACCTGCAACGTGCCGTCAACGACATGGAAGAGTTGGTGTTGCTCGACAAGATGCCTTTGGGTGTCGAAGACAGGCCGGATGCCAGGCCGATCAGGATAGAGAAGGGCGAAATCGTTTTTGACAACGTCACTTTTCAATATGGCGCGCATCCCAGCCCGCTCTATGAGGACTTTTCAGTCACCATCAGGTCGGGTGAGCGTGTGGGGCTGGTCGGGCATTCGGGGTCGGGAAAGACGACATTCGTCAAGCTTATCCAGCGGCTTTACGATGTGAATTCCGGCTCGATCCGCATTGACGGCCAGGACATCGCCAAGGCCAGGCAGGCAAACCTGCGCAGCCAGATCGCCATCGTGCAGCAGGAACCCATCCTGTTCCACCGCACGCTGGCGGAAAACATCGCCTATGGCCGGCCGAGCGCCTCGCGGCGTCAGATCGAGCAGGCGGCGAGGCAGGCAAGCGCCCATGACTTCATCATGTCCCTTCCCAAGGGCTATGAGACGATGGTGGGTGAGCGCGGCGTTAAATTGTCTGGCGGGGAGCGGCAGCGTGTCGCCATTGCCCGTGCCTTCCTCGCGGATGCACCGGTGCTGATTCTGGACGAGGCGACATCGAGCCTCGACAGCGAAAGCGAAGTGCAGATCCAGGAGGCCATGGAACGCCTGATGGATGGCCGCACCACGCTGGTCATTGCGCACCGGCTTTCCACCGTGCGGGCGCTTGACCGTCTGCTTGTGTTCGACAAGGGCAAGATTGTCGAAGAGGGCGACCACCAGGCGCTGATCCGTCTGAACGACGGCATCTATCGCCGGCTGTTCGAGCGGCAGGCGCTGGAACTGACCAAGGGTCTGGTGGCTTAA
- a CDS encoding ArsR/SmtB family transcription factor encodes MTKHSPELSLIFQALADPTRRSILTKLAQGPARVMELSAPTGLRLPTVMRHLSVLEEAGLIRTSKDGRVRTCAIVPEALEPVRTWLDEQRAIWESRLDRLEAFAMQAAKERTE; translated from the coding sequence ATGACTAAGCATTCGCCCGAACTATCGCTGATCTTTCAGGCTCTGGCCGATCCGACGCGCCGGTCTATTCTAACGAAGCTCGCGCAAGGGCCTGCCCGCGTCATGGAATTGTCCGCTCCCACGGGGCTGCGTCTGCCGACCGTGATGCGGCATCTGTCGGTACTGGAGGAGGCGGGACTTATCCGCACCTCCAAGGATGGGCGGGTGCGCACCTGCGCTATCGTGCCCGAGGCTCTGGAGCCGGTGCGGACATGGCTTGATGAACAGCGAGCCATTTGGGAGAGCCGGCTCGACCGGTTGGAGGCATTTGCAATGCAGGCTGCGAAGGAGCGCACGGAATGA
- a CDS encoding SRPBCC family protein: MMSKLNQDGTRAEPHLGDGRFATLSFERVIAVPLSVLWQVWTSPAARAVWAAPTPAVTVEFLEADTRVGGREVSLCKVDGQPDIRCECGWLELQPALRSVNYEVVSSGDVTQSAALVTADFSATEQGSRVVVTVQLSSLAADMQAGYRQGFGAGLNNLTEVAKRTMVLERTIRAPRNVVWKAWMNSETLPQWWGPEGFSCRTKRIDLRTGGEWVFDMIGPDGTVFPNHHRYIEVRPEERIGYTLLWGENGPKHADAWASFEDQDGATKVVLGMVFSTEAEFQDAKGFGAIELGQQTLGKLERFVFAS, from the coding sequence ATGATGTCGAAACTCAATCAGGACGGCACCCGTGCTGAACCCCATCTTGGCGATGGCCGCTTTGCAACACTGAGCTTCGAAAGGGTGATCGCTGTTCCATTGTCGGTCCTCTGGCAAGTGTGGACGTCGCCTGCCGCGCGGGCTGTCTGGGCAGCGCCCACGCCCGCCGTGACCGTAGAGTTTCTGGAAGCCGATACCAGAGTCGGCGGACGCGAAGTTTCGCTCTGCAAGGTCGATGGGCAGCCTGATATTCGCTGCGAATGCGGGTGGCTGGAATTGCAGCCAGCCTTGCGCAGCGTCAATTACGAGGTGGTGTCGTCCGGTGACGTGACGCAGTCTGCGGCGCTGGTGACCGCTGATTTTTCGGCGACGGAGCAGGGCAGTCGCGTTGTCGTAACCGTGCAGCTTTCCTCCTTGGCTGCGGATATGCAGGCGGGTTACCGGCAGGGCTTCGGTGCTGGTCTTAACAATCTGACCGAGGTGGCCAAACGGACAATGGTGCTGGAGCGAACGATAAGGGCGCCGCGCAACGTCGTCTGGAAGGCCTGGATGAATTCCGAGACGCTGCCGCAATGGTGGGGACCGGAAGGGTTTTCGTGTCGCACGAAGAGGATCGATCTGCGAACCGGCGGCGAGTGGGTGTTCGACATGATCGGACCTGACGGCACTGTCTTCCCGAACCATCATCGATATATCGAGGTCAGGCCTGAAGAGAGGATCGGCTACACGCTGCTCTGGGGCGAAAATGGGCCGAAACATGCCGACGCCTGGGCTTCGTTCGAGGATCAGGACGGCGCGACGAAGGTCGTGCTCGGCATGGTGTTCAGCACGGAAGCCGAGTTCCAGGACGCGAAGGGTTTTGGGGCTATCGAACTGGGTCAGCAGACGCTCGGCAAACTGGAACGCTTTGTTTTCGCATCGTAA